The DNA segment TCCTGCATGGCATCGGGGGCGACTGCAACACGCCGCTCGCGGCCCACGCGATCTCGGTCGGTGATCGCATCCGGCTGCGCGGGCAGGTGAGCGACCCGGACGGGACGCGGTGGCTCGAGGACGAGGTCGAGGGCTCGGCGGACGATCCAGTCGCGATCGGGCGCGCGCTCGCCGATCGGCTCCTCGCCCGTGGCGCGGGGGCGTTGCTCGGGCGATGAGCGGGCGCGTCTATCTCGTCGGTGCGGGTCCGGGCGATCCCGGCCTCCTCACGCTGCGCGGCCAGCGTCATCTCGCCGCCGCCGACGTCGTCGTGCACGACGACCTCGTCGGGCGCCGGCTCCTCGTGCACGCCCGACCGGACGCCGAGATCGTCGACGTGGGCCGCGCGCACGGCGATCCGGGACGTCTCTCGCAGGAGGCGATCGGGGCGCTCCTCGTCGACCGCGCGCGCGCCGGCAAGACCGTCGTGCGGCTCAAGAACGGCGACCCGTTCCTGTTCGGGCGCGGCGCGGAGGAGGCCGCCTTGCTGCGGCGCGCGGGCATCGCCTTCGAAGTGGTCCCCGGCGTGAGCTCGGCGCTCGCGGTGCCGGCGTACGCCGGCATCCCGGCGACCGATCGCGATCACGCGTCGCTCGTGACGATCGTCACGGGTCACCTCGCGTGCCGCCCGGCGGACGGCGCGGACGCCGCGGCGGGCTTGCCGTGGGACGCGCTCGCGCGCCAGGGCGGCACCCTCGTCTTCCTCATGGCGATGAAGCACCTGCCGGCCATCGGTGCCGCGCTGGTCTCGCACGGGCTCGATCCGGCCACGCCCGCGGCGGCGATCGAACGTGGCACCACCGGCCGCCAGCGTACCGTCGTCGCGACGGCGGCGACGCTCGCATCACGCGTCGCGGAAGCGGGCCTGCGGCCCCCCGCCGTCGTGGTCGTGGGCGCCACGGTGGCGCTCCGGGAGCAGGTCGCCTGGCTCGAGGAGCGGCCGCTCGTCGGACGCCGCATTCTCGTCACCCGTCCGCGCGCACAGGCGGGCGAGCTGGCCGCACTGCTCGAGGACCTCGGGGCCGAGGTCGTGGTCGCGCCCACCATCGAGATCGCGCCGCCGGCCGACGCTGCGGCCCTCGACCGGGCGGTCGTCGCCGCGAGCAGCTACGATTGGATCGTTCTCACGAGCGTCAACGGCGTGCGGGTGCTCTTCGATCGTCTGGCGGCGCTGCGGCGCGACGTGCGCGAGCTCGCGGGCACGCGCTTCGCCGCCATCGGTCCCGAGACGGCCGCCGAGCTCGAGCGCCACCTCGTGCGTCCCGCCGTCGTCCCCGAGGACTTTCGCGCCGAGGGACTGCTCGATGCGCTCGGCGATGCCGACGTGCGCGGACGGCGTGTCCTCCTGCTGCGCGCCGCCGGCGCGCGCGCCATCCTGCCCGACACGCTGCGCGCGCGCGGCGCCGCGGTGGACGAGGTGATCGCGTACCGGGCGATCGTGCCGCCCGCGACCGACGCGGCGGGGCTTCGTGCCGCACTCGTGGAAGGCGGCCTCGACGTGCTGACCTTCACGTCGAGCTCGACGGTCAGGAACTTCGCCACGCTGCTCGGTCCCGAGGCGATCGCGACGCTCGGCCTGCACGGCCGCCCGCTCGTCGCGTGCATCGGTCCCGTCACGGCGGAGACCGCACGCGAGGTCGGGTTGCGCGTCGACGTCGTCCCCGCGTCGTACACCGCGTCGGCCCTCGCGCACGCGATCGCGGCACATTTTTGCAAAGCCGGGAGTGATCCACTAAGCGGAGGCGTTGGATGAGCCGCTTCCCCCTGTACCGTCCGCGCCGGCTCCGCCGCACCGAGGCCCTGCGGCGACTCGTTCGCGAGACGCACGTCGTGGCCGAGCAGCTCGTACAGCCACTCTTCGTCGTTCCAGGCACCAAGGTCGAGAACCCGGTCGGCTCGATGCCGGGCGTGGCGCAGCTCTCGATCGACCGCGCGGCCGAGGAGTGCCGCCGGCTGGTCGACCTCGGCGTGTCCGCGGTGCTGCTGTTCGGCATTCCGGAGACGAAGGACGCGCGCGGCAGCGGCGCGGTCGCACCGGACGGCATCATTCCCCGCGCGCTCGAAGCGATCCGCAAGGCGGCGCCCGGGCTCGTGCTCGTCACCGACGTCTGCCTATGCGAGTACACCGACCACGGCCATTGCGGCGTGCTGCGCGGCGACGAGGTCGAGAACGACCCGACGCTCGAGCTGCTCGCCGCCGAGGCGCTCGCGCACGCGCGCGCCGGCGCCGACATCGTGGCGCCCTCGGACATGATGGACGGCCGGGTCGGCGCCATCCGGCGCGCGCTCGACGGTGCCGGCCTGTCGCACGTGCCCATCCTCTCGTACGCGGCCAAGTTCGCCTCCGGGTTCTACGGCCCATTCCGCGAGGCCGCGGAGTCGACCCCGGCGTTCGGCGATCGCCGCGGCTACCAGATGGATCCGGCCAACGGCGACGAGGCGCTGCGCGAGGTCGCGCTCGACATCGAGGAAGGCGCCGACATGGTGATGGTGAAGCCCGCCCTCCCGTACCTCGACGTCATCCGCCGCGTGAAGGATCGCACGGGATATCCGGTCGCGGCGTACCAGGTGAGCGGCGAGTACGCGATGATCAAGGCCGCCGTGGCGAACGGCTGGCTCGACGAGGCGCGCGTCGTCGAGGAGACGCTGACCGCGATCCGCCGCGCCGGCGCAGACGTCGTCATCACGTACTTCGCGAAGGACGTCGCACGGGGCGTCTATCGGCGATGAGACGCCGCCGTCCGGTCCTGGCGCTCGCGTGCGCCGCGGTGCTGCTCGCCCAGCCGGCGCTCGCCGGCAACACCGAGCGCGACCTCGGCCGTCGCTTCCTGCTCGAGGCGCGCTCGCAGATCCCGCTGATCGAGGATCCGGCGGTGACGGCGTTTACGGAGGGGCTCGGCAACCGCCTGGTCGCGACCCTCGGGCCGCAGGAGTTCGACTACCACTTCTTCGTAGTGGCGTCCCCGTCGATCAACGCGTTCGCGGTGCCCGGCGGCTACGTGTTCGTGTTCGCCGGGCTCCTCGAAAAGGCCGCGAGCGACGACGAGATCGCGGGCGTGCTCGGCCACGAGATGGGGCACGTCCGCGGGCACCACATCGTGCGCCAGCAGGCCACCGGAACGGTGTGGACGGCGGCGGCGCTCCTGGGCGTCCTGCTTTCGGTCGTGAACCCCGTGCTCGGCGCGGGTGCCATCGCGGCGGCGCAGACGGCGCAGCTCAAGTACTCGCGCGAGTTCGAGCAGGAGGCCGACTACCTCGGGCTCGGTACCATGAGCCAGGCAGGCTACGACCCGCATTCGCTCGCGAGCTTCTTCAAGCAGCTCCTCGTCGAGCAGCGCGTGAACCCGGCCGGCGTCCCGCCCTACATGCTCTCCCACCCGGTCACCGAAGAGCGCGTGGCGCACGTCGAGAGCATCATCGACGCGCAGAAGCTGAAGACGCCGCGCGGCCGCCCTGCAGCGAGCCCCGAGCTGGCCGAGGTGCAGGCCGTCGTGCGCGCCAAGACCGATCCGCCCGACGTCGTGATCGCCGAGTACCGGCGGCGCGCCGAGAAGGCTCCGAACGACGCCGAGGCGCAATTCCTGCTCGGCCGCGTCTATCAGTCGGTCGGGCAGTTCGAGGCCGCGCGCCTGGCGCTCGAGCGCAGCCGCGACCTCGGCTTCGGGCCGCGCGTCGACCGCCCGCTCGGCAGCGTGTATGTGGCCCTCAAGTCGACGGCCCAGGCGCAAACCGTGCTGAGGAAATACCTCGCCACGCATCCGAGCGACGCCTTCGCACACATGGAGCTGGGCAAGGCGCTCGCCGACGCCGGTGACGACGCCGGCGCGCTCAAGGAATTCCAGCGCGCCGTGTCGCTCGATCCCGACCGCGAGGAGGCGCAGCGGCTGCTGGGCCTCAGCCTCGGGCGCAAGGGCGAGCAGGCCGACGGGTTCTATCACCTGGCCATCGCCGCCCGTGAGAGCGGCGATCTCGAACAGGCGCTCAGCCACTTCC comes from the Candidatus Eisenbacteria bacterium genome and includes:
- the cobA gene encoding uroporphyrinogen-III C-methyltransferase; its protein translation is MSGRVYLVGAGPGDPGLLTLRGQRHLAAADVVVHDDLVGRRLLVHARPDAEIVDVGRAHGDPGRLSQEAIGALLVDRARAGKTVVRLKNGDPFLFGRGAEEAALLRRAGIAFEVVPGVSSALAVPAYAGIPATDRDHASLVTIVTGHLACRPADGADAAAGLPWDALARQGGTLVFLMAMKHLPAIGAALVSHGLDPATPAAAIERGTTGRQRTVVATAATLASRVAEAGLRPPAVVVVGATVALREQVAWLEERPLVGRRILVTRPRAQAGELAALLEDLGAEVVVAPTIEIAPPADAAALDRAVVAASSYDWIVLTSVNGVRVLFDRLAALRRDVRELAGTRFAAIGPETAAELERHLVRPAVVPEDFRAEGLLDALGDADVRGRRVLLLRAAGARAILPDTLRARGAAVDEVIAYRAIVPPATDAAGLRAALVEGGLDVLTFTSSSTVRNFATLLGPEAIATLGLHGRPLVACIGPVTAETAREVGLRVDVVPASYTASALAHAIAAHFCKAGSDPLSGGVG
- the hemB gene encoding porphobilinogen synthase; this encodes MSRFPLYRPRRLRRTEALRRLVRETHVVAEQLVQPLFVVPGTKVENPVGSMPGVAQLSIDRAAEECRRLVDLGVSAVLLFGIPETKDARGSGAVAPDGIIPRALEAIRKAAPGLVLVTDVCLCEYTDHGHCGVLRGDEVENDPTLELLAAEALAHARAGADIVAPSDMMDGRVGAIRRALDGAGLSHVPILSYAAKFASGFYGPFREAAESTPAFGDRRGYQMDPANGDEALREVALDIEEGADMVMVKPALPYLDVIRRVKDRTGYPVAAYQVSGEYAMIKAAVANGWLDEARVVEETLTAIRRAGADVVITYFAKDVARGVYRR
- a CDS encoding M48 family metalloprotease; this encodes MRRRRPVLALACAAVLLAQPALAGNTERDLGRRFLLEARSQIPLIEDPAVTAFTEGLGNRLVATLGPQEFDYHFFVVASPSINAFAVPGGYVFVFAGLLEKAASDDEIAGVLGHEMGHVRGHHIVRQQATGTVWTAAALLGVLLSVVNPVLGAGAIAAAQTAQLKYSREFEQEADYLGLGTMSQAGYDPHSLASFFKQLLVEQRVNPAGVPPYMLSHPVTEERVAHVESIIDAQKLKTPRGRPAASPELAEVQAVVRAKTDPPDVVIAEYRRRAEKAPNDAEAQFLLGRVYQSVGQFEAARLALERSRDLGFGPRVDRPLGSVYVALKSTAQAQTVLRKYLATHPSDAFAHMELGKALADAGDDAGALKEFQRAVSLDPDREEAQRLLGLSLGRKGEQADGFYHLAIAARESGDLEQALSHFQKVDELEPAGTPRKKEVAAAIDELLPLVRDREMERRERARRRGILQERLERAERR